A stretch of Cicer arietinum cultivar CDC Frontier isolate Library 1 chromosome 5, Cicar.CDCFrontier_v2.0, whole genome shotgun sequence DNA encodes these proteins:
- the LOC101511978 gene encoding uncharacterized protein — MTPNRCPSFLADSRDFRSSGGRKFIGQQSQNPLLLLGQYSDDEVDEGSSKGPNDTKVHNHEEANVAPGEGSKDLDISVSVDSVAQNNGQQDTMQNSPSMDVEYSEKNESDVAHSNLQDEKVFKDQTDASENFDEQNGNDTSSGWRMVMHEESQQYYYWNVETGETSWEVPQVLAQADHLTNDSLPPASVIDKTNNATVGVDNTSTAFTIDGSVETSTLSHKELHGSKMNGCNGECTNENQGSNVHGVDLIRNDGLMSLSYSDHSIVSKFSSEEEQAEIDFPSRLIQQSESLLEKLKSLKKSKGNLQCQDSLSKYMSEIEIRLFDFRSLASYGSSLLPFWVHSDRKIKVIESSINDELLQTAKSEHDEAEEKHVPVTEELGEQQNDVGHESEVDHDENKGSFPTSEVSNECQADASVLALKDVTDIFSSDAQHNPFSISTGGHMETGLEVNPQIEAIINPDESTHDHEYNIGEDVDMDVDMEVEDMNSSENTAVVDVSVANDYVQTDQPFQSNPLIEYHSLLPEDEFIVPPPPEDEWIPPPPPDNEQVPPPPPPGDDQMPPPPPGDPLATCYHVIPSYTETGQPLSYAQYNLSYPGASSEYYGQIAAEVTTSNIYGQVAMPPAQLYYSAVPNIYSQNSQVMINPTDPVACYEVHDGAGLKPIPDTNINDSGGVGGTDRVSGDVPSTSTAIHDPATVSANDSVSLPPATTEAVADKTVSSLVAKAQTKVVRSRKRAVAVGSSLKSNKKVSSLVDKWKAAKEELLEEEEEPDSVYEALERKRQREIEEWCAKQISSGEAKDNANFQPLGGDWREKVRRKRAKAASDTVPKVQVATEHKNQQKPDIVELSKGLPSNWQAYWDEASKQVYYGNTITSQTTWTRPTR; from the exons ATGACTCCCAATCGTTGTCCCTCCTTTTTGGCAGATTCAAGGGATTTCCGAAGTTCAGGCGGTAGAAAGTTTATCG GTCAACAATCACAGAACCCCCTCTTGTTACTTGGGCAATATAGTGATGATGAAGTGGATGAGGGATCAAGCAAAGGGCCTAATGATACGAAGGTGCATAACCATGAAGAG gCTAACGTTGCACCTGGTGAAGGATCTAAAGACCTGGACATCAGTGTCTCTGTAGATTCAGTTGCTCAGAATAATGGACAACAAGATACAATGCAAAATTCACCCTCAATGGATGTTGAATACagtgaaaaaaatgaaagtgatgTTGCTCATAGTAATTTGCAAGATGAAAAGGTTTTCAAAGATCAAACGGATGCTTCAGAAAATTTTGATGAACAAAATGGAAATGATACCAGTTCAGGATGGAGGATGGTGATGCATGAAGAAAGCCAACAATATTACTACTGGAATGTTGAAACCGGGGAGACTTCATGGGAAGTGCCCCAGGTTTTGGCTCAAGCGGATCATTTGACTAATGATTCCTTACCTCCTGCTTCTGTCATCGACAAAACTAATAATGCCACAGTTGGTGTTGATAATACCTCTACTGCTTTCACAATTGACGGTTCTGTGGAAACCTCAACGCTTTCTCATAAAGAATTGCATGGTTCCAAAATGAATGGATGTAATGGTGAATGTACAAATGAAAATCAGGGTTCTAATGTTCATGGAGTTGATTTGATAAGAAATGACGGTCTCATGAGTTTATCTTATAGTGATCATTCAATAGTTTCCAAATTTAGTTCTGAAGAAGAGCAAGCGGAAATTGATTTTCCTTCTCGTCTTATCCAACAGAGTGAGAGCTTGTTAGAGAAGCTGAAATCACTGAAAAA GTCAAAGGGAAATCTCCAATGCCAGGATTCCTTGTCAAAGTATATGTCAGAGATTGAGATTAGACTTTTTGATTTTAGATCTCTTGCATCCTATGGATCATCTTTGCTCCCATTCTGGGTGCACTCTGACCGGAAGATTAAAGTAATTGAAAGTTCAATCAATGATGAATTGTTACAAACTGCTAAATCAGAACACGATGAAGCTGAGGAAAAACATGTACCTGTCACTGAAGAACTGGGTGAGCAACAGAATGATGTGGGCCATGAGTCTGAAGTAGATCACGATGAAAACAAAGGGAGCTTTCCTACTTCTGAAGTTTCTAATGAATGTCAGGCAGATGCTTCAGTCTTAGCTTTAAAGGATGTCACTGATATATTTTCCTCTGATGCTCAGCACAATCCTTTTTCTATTTCTACTGGTGGTCATATGGAAACAGGTCTAGAAGTCAATCCACAAATTGAAGCAATTATAAACCCTGATGAATCAACCCATGACCATGAGTATAACATTGGGGAAGATGTTGATATGGATGTCGACATGGAAGTTGAAGATATGAATTCCTCAGAAAATACAGCTGTTGTGGATGTGTCAGTTGCAAATGATTATGTGCAAACAGATCAACCATTTCAGTCGAATCCACTTATCGAATACCATTCTTTGTTGCCTGAGGATGAATTTATTGTGCCTCCTCCTCCTGAGGATGAATGGATCCCTCCACCACCCCCTGATAATGAGCAGGTGCCCCCCCCACCACCGCCTGGCGATGATCAGATGCCTCCTCCTCCTCCTGGTGATCCACTAGCAACTTGCTATCATGTTATCCCATCTTACACAGAGACAGGTCAACCCCTTTCTTATGCTCAATATAATCTATCTTATCCTGGCGCTAGCTCTGAGTATTATGGTCAGATAGCTGCTGAAGTCACAACTAGTAACATATATGGACAAGTTGCTATGCCACCTGCACAGCTATACTATAGTGCAGTTCCTAATATATACAGTCAAAATTCTCAAGTTATGATCAATCCAACAGATCCTGTTGCTTGTTACGAGGTTCATGATG GAGCTGGCTTGAAACCCATACCTGATACTAATATTAATGATTCTGGTGGTGTTGGGGGGACTGACAGGGTCTCTGGTGATGTTCCATCCACCTCTACTGCTATCCATGATCCTGCAACTGTTTCAGCTAATGACAGTGTTTCATTGCCACCAGCTACTACTGAAGCTGTTGCAGACAAGACCGTCTCATCATTAGTTGCTAAAGCACAAACTAAAG TTGTCCGTAGTAGAAAACGGGCAGTTGCAGTTGGATCCTCATTGAAGTCTAATAAGAAGGTCTCAAGCTTGGTGGACAAG TGGAAGGCAGCTAAAGAGGAGTTActtgaagaagaggaagaacCTGATAGTGTGTATGAGGCCTTAGAAAGAAAGCGACAAAGGGAAATAGAG GAGTGGTGTGCAAAGCAAATCTCAAGTGGTGAGGCCAAAGACAATGCTAATTTTCAACCTTTGGGTGGAGATTG GCGGGAGAAGGTCAGACGCAAGAGGGCTAAAGCAGCAAGTGACACTGTTCCCAAAGTGCAAGTGGCAACTGAGCATAAGAATCAACAGAAGCCTGATATTGTGGAACTTTCCAAGGGTCTCCCATCTAATTGGCAG GCTTATTGGGACGAGGCCTCGAAGCAAGTTTATTATGGTAACACTATCACATCGCAGACGACATGGACTCGGCCAACGAGATGA